The genomic stretch AATGCCATGGAGCTGCGAGCCTTTGAGAGAATGGAGGAGGACATCCGCCTCATCGGCTACTTTAAGGGAGAAGACTCATGTTAGTTTATCTccatgtggtgtgtgtctcgagctgtgtctcagttcgGAGACGGTGACTCCGATCATGGAAATCCTCCGGACCGTCTCATTTGGGCCTTAGCGGTCTATATGGGCTGGGTAGACCGCGTCCTCCAcaggatgcagcccctgaatcgAGACCCTGCAAACGAGTAAATTAATGcacttgtgtttgcatttcCACAGACGGAGAACGTGTAATGGATCAGAAATACATCTCGCTCTCCACTAAAGTCGCCTCCATTGCTTCCCTCGGCTCTAATGGGGTCTGGAGGCTAATGCGGCTCCATCAGCCTCTAGATGGCCATTAGTGCCATGTATCCTAACTGGGTACTAAAGGGAAACCTGATTCCAGACTCTCGCTCGGCCCCATGAGAAGCTCTAAATAGCTCCTGCCTAGTGGGTCAAACTGCAATTATAGCTCCTCTCaaaaaaaggtagaaaaagTGAGATTCTGTGCAGGACGATGTTATCTGGTCCAATATGACAGAGGCATGAAGTTTCATTAGGGAGCCTATCTCTGCCCTGTGATAGGTCGGCCCTTGGCGGTGACCTTGTTGAGCCACGAGCGAGTTACCAGCGTATAAAACTGTATTGAGGGAGACTTTGTTACAAGGGTGACGACAGTTCAATCATGACGGGAAATTGAATGAAAAGAGTTCCCCTCCCTGATAATACTGGAGATTCTGTGAAGAACGCGAGCAGAATGTGAATGAACGTGTTTCTCActgagtttctctctctccctcgcagACTTCAGAGCTTTCCAGGAGGCCTCAGAGCGTTTTCAACCTTACATCAAGTTCTTTGCTACGTTTGATAAATCTGTAAGTCTTCATGAACAGAATTAAATCCTTTGATTTGTCTCACGTACACATCGCTTTCCAACAGTATTAACATTATGGGGAATATGactatttgctttcttgccaaaGGCTCAATGAGACGATTTACTGCTCTTATATTTGTACAGAAAATGTGAAGCTGTTAATCCTATATCCATTCtctccatccattatccatccattatctataccgcttatcctccGAGGGTCGGGGGATCTAATCCCTGCTGCCAGCGGGCGAGAGGCGGGATACGACCCCCCCAAGTCACCAGCGTGTAGCAGggtcaacacacagacacaagcattTACACTTACTCAGGAGTGCTCATAGAAAAACCCACAAAGACACGAGGACAACAActccacaataaaacacaggaacCTCGTCAACAACTGTCCCCCGACACCTTTTTATCCACCATCAgcactttattgtttttgctctaggtttccaaacatctctctctcaAGATGAACGAGGTGAATTTCTATGAGCCGTTTATGGAGGAGCCTGCCGTCCTGCCGGGCCGACCTCTGACAGAGATGGAGATCGTCGAGTTCGTCAACCAGCACCGAAGGTTGATTTCTAACCGTTTCTATCATTTAAGGGAGATTTTAAATAGCTATAAACAGAAGCTCACACATTGTGGTGTGTATTGATGAGAAGGTGTTGTTCACAGGGCGACACTGAGGAAGCTCCGGGCAGAGAATATGTTTGAGACGTGGGTGAGTCATTGCTTAGTGTATTTTCACTGAATTAATTCAAACTTGTTAGAGCTGCCACATGATGATGAGTTTGGAGAATATTCTCAGACTGTGAATCAGATCTTTTACTGTAAACTCTGTTTCCAGGAAGACGACATGGATGGAATACATATCGTTGCATTTGCTGAGGAAGAAGATCCAGGTCTGGACCTCGAGCTCAGAGCTTTTAGCCTTTTGGTTCCACTGTtaattgtctttttattttgcctCTGTGTAGCAGTCGGAGGCATTTTGATTCAGGTTTTCTGAATGTATGTACGTTGGTGCTTTCATCTGTTCCTCCTGCTCTTGTGAACCTGATATCTCTTGAGGAAATTTCtataaatttggtacaaacattcagttcaggactcaaagatgaattaaTTGGGCTTCGGTGGTTGAAGGTCTTGTGAACATGTaatcttttcagtttttgacTTAGACTCACGGATTAACTGTTGAGATctgggtggtcaaaggttaaaggtcaaggtcacggctGAGGTTCCTCTGCTCTGTTATTCACAGATGGTTATGAGTTCCTGGAGATCCTGAAAGACGTAGCCAGAGACAACACCAACAACCCAGAACTCAGCATCGTCTGGATCGACCCTGACGACTTTCCTCTGGTTCTGCCTCATCATTAGATCACATTTCTAAAGATACATCTGTACTCTGTGTGAACCTGGCTTGTCTTGTCCCTCCAGCTGACCACCTACTGGGAGAAAACCTTCAAGTTGGACCTGTTTCGTCCTCAAATCGGTGTTGTCAATGTAACAGATGTAAGTTAAGAGTAAGAATCTCACTGcatcaagtgtttttattgtctgcGTTGACCCTCCTGTGTGTTCCAGGCGGACAGCGTGTGGCTGGACATGTCCAACGATGAGGACTTGCCCACAgcggaggagctggaggactgGATAGAGGACGTCCTGTCAGGGAGGGTGAACACCGAGGACGATGACGAGTCTGCCGATGACCAGGAAGACTCCGACAGCTACGTCGAGGAGGACATCTACGAAAGTCACGACCAAGAAGGTGACGATGACGGTGACGACTAAACTGAAAGTCCTCACGGTTCAGACATGGGTCAACTTGACTGGCACATTAGAAACAGATTGTTGATAGTAGATGAATTAGTTAGGCTGTTAAAACAGAACCGATTAAAGGTCATAAGTGTTGTGATTAACTCAGTAAATATATGAAACTTTAACAGAACATAAAACTGCATTGAAGGAAAGTATCTAAAGTACTTTTTGTGATTGCAGCCAATAAAAGTACATCTTTTACTGTGATTTACAtctgatgtgtgagtgagaaTCAATCAGACTCTATTTGTATAAAACCTACATACAATTAATATAATGTGCTTATGTGCTATAAGGGCTCTCTGCTCTAAGGTGGGTTCTCCAGGGTTCATGTGGTAAAAGCAAATTTATAAAGCAGTAAGAGTCTAAATAAATATTCTACgaacacacacttcacttctCTCCCTCATTACCAAGCTGCACACTGACGCTAGAGACGGCAGATTGGCAGATTTTCTCCCCCTTGGATTGATCACCTTGAATTATTCAAACACCAGTGAATAATTCAGCGCTGTTTTGCCCCCTAATGGGAGCAGGGACGTGGACAGTGAGGCTGGGGGATCACAGGGTGTCCACCGGGGGTCCTACACGCTGCTGAACCACTGGACGggaataaatgataaaacaggGGCCATGCAAGAGGATGGGATGCAGCGCGGTGCAGCGTTCACACATAATCCACAGACAGATCAGTGGGTGTCGATCTGTGCATTTAACTGGGACTTGAGGACATGTCACACTGtcatgaggaagaagaagcagacGTGTGAGCATCAAGTGTGAGGGTGTCTTACATGTGCACTGCGTTTACAGAGGGCATTAACACTgatccctctctcacacacttgaCAGGTTCAATGTAAAACAGCAAAGAACCAGGACAAGAGAAGGTGTCAGGTGTGACACAACTAAACCCCAAAGAAGCTGCAGCCATTTCTGTTCATGCCTTGATCTGCACATAACCAACTCATTACCcaagagatagagagggaggaaTGAAGGGAAGGAAAAACATTCCATTTAGATGCAAATGCTCCTCATTTCCCTCTCCgtccgtctccctcctcctcgcctcGGCCCAGAATGCATCAGGTGGGCACGGGAGGGGGAATAAACCGAGGACAGATGAGCTCCGACAGCCGGCCTCGCCGCCTCCGGGCTCACGCAGGGATGAGCTTGTTCGTTTTCGGCGCaggacactgacactgactttCATTTATCCACGAGGCCTGGCCGCGCAGCTCTGACAGCCAATTACCACCTGAGCTGGATGACAACAAAACGCCACCTAACAGGGGCCCAAAGAGGAGAAGGGGAAGTTCTGCTCTGGCGTGTCAGACGGCGGCAGCAGACACTTAATGGGCAGCGACAGAGGTGAGCGTGAGCAGCCTCGAGCTGGAGCGAGAGACGAGTGCATACAGAGATGCTGAGGATTACGACCGGAGGAAAGAAACTGTACAAGGGAAACTGAGccattaaaagagaaaaatcgatttgaaatacacacattttaaaacaactaTTGGTGCTGTAGACTTTCTCACTTCAGCTTCACAGTTTATCGTTTGTTTGGAGGGAAAATGCAACAAATACAATCATCAATCGTAAAAGTCAGTTTTCTGTGGAAGCTGAAAAGTTTGTTATCTCATTATCTCAGgatataaatgtcagttttctGGGATAATGGGATAAATTAAATAGCAAATGAAtgtattattatgtattatgaACTGTGAACTACAGATAAACAGTCTTAGGTTAAGTTAACTTCCACTAACTAACCATGTTGTCAGCGTAGTACAACTTTTTCTCTATCGGACGTATTTGCTGCACAATACAACGACATACTGCAGTTTTACAAATgttcataaaaatgtttattttcttaacaaATGCTGAGAGTGTGAAACATGTCTTACATTGCAACgtcacatgatcatcatcaAGCTGTCCGACGTAAACGTGACACGGGACTGTAACCTGGCAACGGCGTGACAGATGGtggggatgaggagggagggtggtgggggtgggggtgtcgtcatatggaaacacacacacacacacacacacacacatatacatacatacatacaaacgTGCATGTTTACATAAATagatacagtgtaaaaacaggaGGTTTCATACAAAGTTGACGTGTCAGTAGGTTCAAAATACGACCAGTGGCAGGTGCAGGTCAAAGAGAttgaagaggaaacagcaggacgtGCTTTGTCCAGttgtttccagatgttttgaCAGCTGCAGGGAACAGAGAGACTGGGTTTCTGTGTGAATCTTCACCTTAAAGCTTCCCTCAGGCAGATAGACCGACAGTACTCTGTTTACCAGCCAGGGGGCAGTAGGGCACAGCCAGACAGCATAAGCATGTTTATCAGAGGGATTCTCTTCTGCTGAGTTGACAGATTGAGTCATTCTATTGGGTCAAACTATTCGGATGATAAAGTGTCTTTTAAGTGCCATTAgcttcatttctctgtgttctggtgaaagaaataataacaacaacagaggAAATCCCTCCTGAATGGAGAGATTCCCTGTGAGCGTGTTTGTTGTGGGAGACGGGCGGAGAGGAAAACCAGCCGGTCCAGTTGCGAGGCAGGTTCCACCCTGTTTCCACCCAGCTCCGACTGTTCAGCCATTATCATCTCTTACATATTTTACAGGTTTGCCCCCAAACATTAAAATCCTactttaaatacagtaaattctCTTGTTGTCTcagtgggagagagaaacaggtgtTTAGTTTCCTTTGTCTTGATAAACCCAGTATAAACTCAACTTGATCTCTGAGGATCTGTCATCTCTCTGGCTCTCGTCctgtacttcctgtttctctgtgaaataaaaggtATAAATATCTGGCAGAACCTATTTTATAAGcgggcttttaatgtgaaaatcatCAGGAAGTCTTTCATTACTGAGAGCAGAATGATGAAGGGAACACGATTCTGTTGTTATTGTGGAAATATATTAAAATTGACCATATTAATCCTCTAGACTGGACAGTATTCAAATAACAGGCTCTGGTCTGGAGTCGTCAGTAGTTTTTGACATTGTTGTGTCGCTCGTCCTCGCTGCCCCCCCCCATCATGTCGGGCAGGTGCGTTGGACGTGAAGGCCCTGAGCAGGTCACTGAACCGAGGAGGCAGGGCAAACGTTTGTGGCCACGTATCCAAGTGTGTCTCTTCTGGTTCATTTTGCGTTCACCCAGGTGTTTGAACTCAGCGTGTTGTTTCCCCACTGGAGTGGAAATACTTCCGTTGCACCTGGAGAGGAATCGTGCACCAAAACAAACCAAGTCATCCAAATAAAAGGGTGGAAGTGTTCTACATGTCGAAGGCTGACATCTCAAGTGTGGCACGAAAGCCGATCCAGAGCAGTGAAGACGTCCTGAAGGAGTCACGACAAAAGGAAAACAGTCCAACGTCCTTTCAGAGCAGGATGAGACGATTCATTCCAGAACTTGAAATGAAAAGCCTTTACttctcattcacaaacacacatcaatgTGCATTTAATGCAAAATCTGattgatttttttgggggggttttcaaGAGGAAGAAATCCATTTAAAGCATCCAGATACTTTCAAATGTTGTAGACGAGATGGCAGAGGAGGGGAGATATTTGTCGTGCGCTTCAAATATGAAAATCCGAGTCTTTTCCATCCAGTTCTTTGAgattctttctgtctgtccccTGGATATAAAGTGACagaggcaaaacaaacaagtctCTGTGGGGACGTCAGAATCCTCCAATGTTCCCATCTCGTTTGACTCCAGCATCTCAAACACAAAAGGAATGAGTgattgtgacacacacacacacacacacacacacatacatacataaagtACGTGCACACAAGTCCACGCATCCAAACTCCTGTGAACACAGTCCTGTGCtgattcttcttttcatcccaATCAAACGTAAAAAGATCAATATATTCAAACATGTGTGTGATATATAgattcatatataatatataaaaattccaaaaaagtaaaaataaaaactgcaaacccaaaatgaaaacatttgagagcaatacaaaaaaaaagtgaggagTTAAAGCGTGGTCCTACACGGAGGTTTCAGACTGTAGCCGCAGCACAAACTTGTGAGACTTGGGGTCGATGAATTCCTCCGACATCTGGATGTAGGGGATCCTCTTGCACGTCACCACCAAGCTGAAGTCCACACACTTGAGCAGGAAGATGGTGCCGTCGTTCAGGCCGCTGGTGACCGACACCTCGCTGACCAGCGTCCACTGGCGCGCCATCCAGTGGTCGCGGCTGTACTGCAGGGTCGGACCCGGGTTCAGGTAGCTCTCCAGAAAGGCCTGAGAGGGAGGAATGGAGAGAAACACGACGGTGTCACGTCTAAGAACAAGAACACGTGTCAGTGAGAACGTTTACATGAGCACTAGTTTCCTGGTTATGAGGATTATCCAGAACAAGGCCGATTGCGTCACAGCGGCGCGATTGGACATTTATAATATTGTGAGCGTCGTGTGGTCCTGACCTTGGGCGTCATGTTGTTGGTGATGCAGAAGGCCAGGTGCTGCTGGATGCTCTCCATGCTGTGGCAGTGCTGCTGCTTGGTGGTCCGCAGGTACTTCTGCAGGGCCCGAGCCATGGAGGGGAAGATGGCCTGCGCCGCCTCCCGCGGGTCCATCACGTCCCCGGGAgccttcttctgctcctcctcctgcatgcGCTTGATATGTGTGAACGCCTCCTCTACTGCCACCACCAGACTGGGAGGAAACGAAGCTTAGATTAGGATTTGAACTTGAAACACGATGCTTCCTCTGCCCTGGGCTAAAGCCTCTGTCACAGTGTCACTCACCGTGCTTTGCGTTTGCGGACACGCCTCTCGTGCTCCGCATCCTCGTAGTACAGCTCGTTGTGGCTGGAGTCTCTGCGACGGGCAGCGGCCGCGATCATCGCTCGGGACTGGGAGTGGGCGAGACCCGCTGCTGCGTTGTTCCCCGGGCCTGTCGGGGGAAAAAGACACAGTTAGATGCTGGAAAGGAGTGAAGAGGACAGAAAGTGCAATGTGAGGAAACAAGCTACATTCAGAGCAGAGGGGGAGATTACTACTGCACATCTGTAAATCCTAATATCACAAACCCAGCAGCTGAAAGGAAAAGCCACACAAAGCTGTAGTTTGTAAATTGACCCGAGCACGAAAACACTGATATTCAAACACTCCCATTACTCGGCCGCTCGGGGCCTTCGGGAGGAGCCGGCCCtcgttttaaataaatgtgaactTCAGAAGTTTAGGTTTTTGGAATGAGGACGGGGGGCTGCTGATGAACTCTGTCTGATGTTGATGCAGGTTAAGAGACGGCTGAGCAGCTGAATTATTAATGTGGGGTAGAGATCGTTCATaaacagaataattcatgaacgGAGAGGGGGGAGTTCTCAGCCGTCCCTGTTCTCAGTGTTCCTGCAGCTGGATGAGATTTATGGGTGATTAATGTTACGGTGAGAGGCCATAGAGGTAAACTTTGAATTTCTCATATATGCGTTTTGTTTAAACCCCCACTGGTCGGAAGGATTTAGAAATAGATACTAGGACAGTTCATCTTGTTGGGCATCATAAAATGAGATAAACCCATTTGGATTCAGTGTTATTGAGACTTCACCACTCTTCAGTTAAGGAAAGGCTTTAGTCTGTCCTCGGGTTTGAGTCGTGCGGCTTGAGAACGACAAGTAGGAGCGGGAAGTAAGAGAGAAGCGGGAGAACGAGATTGAGAGAAtgagactgagagaaagagatggagaggtcCCTGCAGAAGGATGAAAATGAAGGAGGAACTGACACGAGAGAAATAGATGAGACGGGCGGAGTAATAGCTATTGATTCATCAGCCTTCTCCACCAGCGTCTCCCACTCATATTTGCGAGGAGGttgaagaaaggagggagacaaaTGGCAGCAGAAAAAAGGACGAGCGAGTCAAGTTAGTGCACTTAACCGAAGCTTGAGTACACTTAAGGGAGAGCAATCATTTCCTGGAGGGGTTGTGTTACACTCTGCCAGCTGTTGCAAGGACGACTTTGAACTTTTGTGTCCACCTGTGGCAtgcagagggtgaggagggagggtgaggagggagggtgaggagggagggtgaggaggggcgATTCACGGTGTGTTATCAGTGAGCGTTTCCCTCGGTGACATCATATCTGTGCAGACAGGCCTCTTGTTGTGCGTCGAGGTGAACAGCAGCAGGCTGTGAGGATGCGTCACTTACTGTCCAACAGGTAACGTTTCAGTTTAGCCCGAAAGAAATCTTTCAGGGTTAGCGTCAGTGTgaagagacacatgaggagaaagTCAGCGTTTGTAGCTTGAATCTCTTTCACACCTGCTGCTCACGTACCAGAGGGTGAACGGGTGAGCCACATCTCAAATTCCCACACTTCCATTTCTGCATGGTGTCGCCCATTTACTACAAATCACCTCTGCTTCAGTTTACTGTTGACAGTTGTCTAATCATGTTTGCAGATTGGTTTCCTTCCTTCCAGGCAGACACTTGTTTCAGCACATTCCAGTAAAGAGAGTTTAACAGACGGGAGAGCTATCtcacaaaatgtcttttta from Hippoglossus stenolepis isolate QCI-W04-F060 chromosome 24, HSTE1.2, whole genome shotgun sequence encodes the following:
- the LOC118103254 gene encoding calsequestrin-2 gives rise to the protein MLHIWLLLLSGLCLHQFFLCRAEEGLEFPNFDGKDRVLDVSERNYKKALKRFDLLCLFYHEPLPANKGLQKRFQMTELVLELTAQVLENKDIGFGMVDSQRDAKVARKLGLEEVGSLYIFKDDRVIEFDGELSADTLVEFLLDVLEDPVEMINNAMELRAFERMEEDIRLIGYFKGEDSYFRAFQEASERFQPYIKFFATFDKSVSKHLSLKMNEVNFYEPFMEEPAVLPGRPLTEMEIVEFVNQHRRATLRKLRAENMFETWEDDMDGIHIVAFAEEEDPDGYEFLEILKDVARDNTNNPELSIVWIDPDDFPLLTTYWEKTFKLDLFRPQIGVVNVTDADSVWLDMSNDEDLPTAEELEDWIEDVLSGRVNTEDDDESADDQEDSDSYVEEDIYESHDQEGDDDGDD